The following coding sequences are from one Comamonas koreensis window:
- a CDS encoding response regulator transcription factor: MRIVALDDDLVVLDMLSKTMEAEGHACTTHSSGASLIKDMRRETYDLLILDWQLPDTTGPQVVRWIRENVNQELPVLFITSRHGEADIVEGLESGADDFMIKPLRVAELVARVRALLRRAYPAATKGVLEFGRYKFLSDSRALEVDGKLVELKNREYDLALFLFQNMGRLLSRDHLREIIWGQNSDVISRSLDTHVSRLRTLLDLRPENGFIITAVYGVGYRFEAVKPLSETQPE, from the coding sequence ATGAGAATTGTGGCACTGGATGATGATCTGGTGGTGTTGGATATGCTCTCCAAAACCATGGAGGCGGAGGGCCACGCCTGTACAACCCATTCCTCTGGCGCCTCTCTGATCAAGGACATGCGCCGCGAGACCTATGACCTGCTGATCCTGGACTGGCAGCTGCCAGACACCACGGGTCCGCAGGTGGTGCGCTGGATACGAGAGAACGTCAACCAGGAGTTGCCGGTGCTCTTCATCACCAGCCGCCATGGTGAGGCCGACATTGTTGAGGGGTTGGAGTCTGGCGCGGACGATTTCATGATCAAGCCGCTGCGGGTGGCCGAGTTGGTGGCGCGCGTGCGCGCGTTGCTGCGCCGCGCCTACCCGGCTGCCACCAAGGGCGTATTGGAGTTTGGCCGCTACAAGTTCCTCTCCGATTCGCGGGCCCTGGAGGTCGATGGCAAGCTGGTCGAGCTGAAGAACCGCGAGTACGACCTTGCGCTGTTCCTGTTTCAGAACATGGGCCGCCTGCTGTCGCGCGACCATTTGCGCGAAATCATCTGGGGCCAGAACTCCGATGTCATCTCGCGCTCGCTCGATACCCATGTATCGCGGCTGCGCACGCTGCTCGATCTGCGACCGGAGAACGGTTTCATCATCACGGCAGTCTATGGCGTCGGCTACCGGTTTGAGGCCGTCAAACCGCTGTCCGAGACGCAGCCTGAATAA
- a CDS encoding FecR domain-containing protein: MYLSRLPFSAAVLLAFGVAAPGLALAASADQLPDIRHTVISGDTLEAVAKRYLKDPQQWRAVGTLNGVKDPLRLPIGSVIVIPAHMVGYQEVTISHVKGVARVRSPLAGGDWQSAASGTILTEGDELQVPAGSFVTLRFADGSSVRINENSELKLSELRKNSRTEEQQSVLDLSRGGLESHVTPVMDQRRKRKFEIKTPMATTSVRGTVFSVSISDSGKAITAVDKGVVEVQGRQAAQQARVQAGQGVAVARSGQVGPTVALLPAPSLQANPPVFEDANFLTLQVGEVPQAQKYGVILALDPELARVVLQQSHSSPTFKFDAIADGTYYMSARAIDGQDIPGTPAVQTIKVKATPVPPLYANPAPGGLIGLADGELLCTEGGPGIVGYRIQVAASQDFSTPLQDSGVVDNCQASASGLGVGSYFWRVASVRRLADGSLDQGPFAQPQAFKTGSNPPTLGADALSPAESNNPNQLQLSWPAEAGQRFNLQLASDDSFTDARTFALDTPQWASDSLPPGDYYVRIQVLDPSGLKSRYSAPRKLPVEPAILTGAGGVLKTGDGKSVLSPR, translated from the coding sequence TTGTATCTTTCTCGTCTGCCGTTTTCTGCTGCCGTTTTGCTGGCCTTTGGCGTGGCCGCCCCTGGTCTCGCGCTGGCGGCATCGGCAGACCAGTTGCCCGACATCCGCCACACGGTGATCAGCGGTGACACGCTCGAGGCCGTGGCCAAGCGCTACCTGAAGGACCCGCAGCAGTGGCGCGCCGTGGGCACGCTCAATGGCGTCAAGGACCCTTTGCGCCTGCCCATTGGCTCGGTGATCGTCATCCCCGCGCACATGGTGGGCTACCAGGAGGTGACGATCAGCCACGTCAAGGGCGTGGCGCGCGTGCGCTCGCCGCTGGCCGGTGGCGACTGGCAAAGTGCAGCTTCGGGCACCATCTTGACCGAGGGCGACGAGCTGCAGGTGCCGGCTGGCAGCTTTGTGACCTTGCGCTTTGCCGATGGCAGCTCGGTGCGCATCAACGAAAACTCCGAACTCAAACTGAGCGAATTGCGCAAGAACAGCCGCACCGAGGAGCAGCAGTCGGTGCTGGACCTGAGCCGCGGCGGGCTGGAGTCGCATGTCACGCCGGTGATGGACCAGCGCCGCAAACGCAAGTTCGAGATCAAGACCCCGATGGCCACCACCAGCGTGCGCGGCACCGTGTTCTCCGTCAGCATTTCCGACTCCGGCAAGGCCATCACCGCTGTCGACAAAGGGGTGGTCGAGGTCCAGGGCCGCCAGGCGGCGCAGCAGGCGCGCGTACAGGCTGGCCAAGGGGTGGCCGTGGCCCGCAGCGGCCAGGTCGGGCCCACGGTGGCACTGCTGCCAGCGCCCAGCCTGCAGGCCAATCCGCCAGTGTTTGAGGACGCTAATTTTCTGACTTTGCAGGTGGGCGAGGTGCCACAGGCCCAGAAATACGGTGTGATTCTGGCCCTGGATCCAGAGCTCGCGCGCGTGGTGCTTCAGCAAAGCCATTCCAGCCCCACGTTCAAGTTCGACGCCATTGCCGATGGCACCTACTACATGAGCGCCCGGGCCATCGATGGCCAGGACATCCCGGGCACACCGGCAGTCCAGACCATCAAGGTCAAGGCTACACCGGTGCCTCCGCTCTACGCCAACCCGGCCCCCGGCGGCCTCATTGGCCTGGCGGACGGCGAGCTGCTGTGCACCGAAGGCGGCCCGGGCATTGTGGGCTACCGCATCCAGGTCGCTGCCAGCCAGGACTTCAGCACCCCGCTACAAGACAGCGGCGTCGTCGATAACTGCCAGGCCAGTGCGTCCGGTTTGGGCGTGGGTTCCTATTTCTGGCGCGTGGCCAGTGTGCGCAGGCTCGCCGATGGCAGCCTGGACCAGGGCCCGTTTGCACAGCCCCAGGCTTTCAAGACCGGCAGCAACCCGCCGACCCTGGGCGCCGACGCCTTAAGCCCTGCCGAGTCCAACAACCCCAACCAGCTGCAGTTGTCCTGGCCTGCTGAAGCCGGTCAGCGCTTCAACCTGCAGCTGGCCTCTGATGACAGCTTCACCGATGCCCGCACCTTCGCGCTCGATACCCCGCAATGGGCATCGGACAGCCTGCCCCCGGGTGACTACTATGTGCGCATCCAGGTGCTGGACCCGTCCGGCCTCAAGAGCCGCTACTCGGCCCCGCGCAAGCTGCCCGTCGAGCCGGCGATTCTGACCGGTGCTGGTGGCGTGCTCAAAACCGGTGACGGCAAATCGGTGCTCAGCCCGAGGTAA
- a CDS encoding CHASE2 domain-containing protein: MAAPSFSLSRTQLRWLEWLALSALLLGLVAWASLREQPRVINTFVQDITGWLSAPDPRDDIVIVAIDDASLQSVGRWPWSRAVHAQLIARIAAQHPKALGVDVLFSEPDRQHPDDDAQLAQAIAQAGNVVLPVDWRMANVDIGAELPLASLRQAARQLGHVNVTVDDDGVIRRYFGAQGENTGPWPHFSIAMLCASGQSHPLCQGTRPPEPGEQWEQRSPEMFNFARGDRPYTLYSAEDVLAGRIPEDSFRGKYVLLGATASGLGDYFASPARPASRHIAGVELIAHALDSQLSDQHVHALPTGANLAVNLGAIVLALMAIALLGPMAGLIAQIAAAALLLLLCLALRSFAGLQLAPGAALVGLLVIYPIWSWRRLSAAARFLQQEMHNLRAALDTTSAPQRSGMLMDDFLERRIKAVETATDTLRQMHGFVRDTLRQIPSPTFVVDPLGMVSLHNAAAVRYLQNLGMPSQGLIAIQSALSGMRIKDSGQVLSFANAEQLRALPAECEVLDREEHAWLLLAEAFRAPAPAGWLLMLVDLTELHKAQQQRDQALRFISHDFRSPQSSIITLLEMYKEFPGQMSEAELHQKINRLAHQSLEMAESFVQLASAQSQAMQPQLLSLDVLLQEAVDDCWAKASEKKIQVRYLPGALEAAETDIACFGDRSLLQRCFVNLLSNAIKYSPSGTAVEASIADDGAYWRVEVRDQGFGMTQEQLNQLFQPFQRFHHNSQPQISGIGLGLSFVQTVVLRHQGFVHVTSGVNEGSCFSLHLPKAPGTQQEPR; encoded by the coding sequence ATGGCTGCCCCTTCCTTTTCGCTGAGCCGAACGCAACTGCGCTGGCTGGAATGGCTGGCGCTGTCGGCCCTGCTGCTGGGCCTGGTGGCCTGGGCCAGCCTGCGCGAGCAGCCCCGCGTCATCAACACCTTTGTGCAGGACATCACCGGCTGGCTCAGCGCACCGGATCCGCGCGATGACATCGTCATCGTCGCCATTGATGATGCCAGCCTGCAAAGCGTGGGGCGCTGGCCCTGGAGCCGCGCCGTGCATGCGCAGCTGATCGCACGCATTGCCGCCCAGCACCCCAAAGCCTTGGGCGTGGACGTGCTGTTCAGCGAGCCCGACAGGCAGCACCCCGACGACGATGCCCAACTGGCCCAGGCGATTGCCCAGGCCGGCAATGTCGTGCTGCCGGTGGACTGGCGCATGGCCAATGTGGACATTGGCGCCGAGCTGCCGCTGGCCAGCCTGCGCCAAGCCGCGCGCCAGCTGGGCCATGTGAATGTGACTGTCGACGATGACGGCGTGATACGCCGCTACTTTGGTGCGCAGGGTGAGAACACCGGGCCCTGGCCCCACTTCAGCATTGCGATGCTCTGCGCCAGCGGCCAGAGCCACCCGCTGTGCCAGGGCACCCGCCCGCCCGAGCCCGGCGAGCAGTGGGAGCAGCGCTCGCCGGAGATGTTCAACTTTGCCCGCGGTGACCGGCCCTACACGCTGTATTCGGCCGAAGATGTGCTGGCCGGGCGTATCCCCGAAGACAGCTTTCGCGGCAAGTATGTGCTGCTGGGGGCTACGGCCTCGGGCCTGGGCGACTACTTTGCCAGCCCCGCCCGGCCCGCATCCCGGCATATTGCAGGGGTGGAGCTGATTGCCCATGCGCTGGACTCGCAGCTGTCGGACCAGCATGTGCATGCGCTGCCGACCGGCGCCAATCTGGCAGTCAATCTGGGAGCGATCGTGCTGGCCCTGATGGCGATTGCGCTGCTGGGCCCCATGGCAGGTTTGATCGCCCAGATTGCCGCGGCAGCGCTGCTGCTGCTGCTGTGCCTGGCGCTGCGCAGCTTTGCCGGCCTGCAACTGGCGCCCGGCGCGGCCCTGGTGGGCCTGTTGGTCATCTACCCCATCTGGAGCTGGCGGCGCCTGAGTGCAGCGGCCCGGTTTTTGCAGCAGGAGATGCACAACCTGCGCGCCGCGCTCGATACCACCAGCGCCCCGCAGCGCAGCGGCATGCTGATGGATGACTTTCTGGAGCGGCGCATCAAGGCCGTGGAGACCGCTACCGACACCTTGCGCCAGATGCATGGCTTTGTGCGCGATACGCTGCGCCAGATCCCCTCGCCCACCTTTGTGGTCGATCCGCTGGGCATGGTCAGCCTGCACAATGCTGCAGCGGTGCGCTACCTGCAAAACCTGGGCATGCCCAGCCAGGGCCTGATCGCGATCCAGTCGGCGCTGAGCGGCATGCGCATCAAGGATTCGGGCCAGGTGCTGTCCTTTGCCAATGCCGAGCAGCTGCGCGCGCTGCCGGCCGAATGCGAGGTGCTGGACCGCGAAGAACATGCCTGGCTGCTGCTGGCCGAGGCCTTCCGCGCGCCAGCGCCTGCGGGCTGGCTGCTGATGCTGGTGGACCTGACCGAGCTGCACAAGGCCCAGCAGCAGCGCGACCAGGCGCTGCGCTTTATCTCGCATGATTTCCGCTCGCCCCAGTCCTCGATCATCACCTTGCTGGAGATGTACAAGGAGTTCCCCGGCCAGATGAGCGAGGCCGAGCTGCACCAGAAGATCAACCGCCTGGCCCACCAATCGCTGGAGATGGCCGAGAGCTTTGTGCAGTTGGCCTCGGCCCAGTCGCAGGCCATGCAGCCCCAGTTGCTCAGCCTCGATGTGCTGCTGCAGGAGGCGGTGGACGACTGCTGGGCCAAGGCCTCGGAGAAAAAGATCCAGGTGCGCTACCTGCCCGGGGCCCTGGAGGCGGCCGAAACCGATATCGCCTGCTTTGGCGACCGCTCCTTGCTGCAGCGCTGCTTTGTCAACCTGCTCAGCAACGCCATCAAGTACAGTCCCAGCGGCACGGCGGTGGAGGCCAGCATTGCCGATGATGGCGCGTACTGGCGGGTGGAGGTGCGCGACCAGGGCTTTGGCATGACGCAGGAGCAGTTGAACCAGCTCTTCCAGCCCTTCCAGCGCTTTCACCACAACAGCCAGCCGCAGATCTCGGGCATTGGCCTGGGCCTGAGCTTTGTGCAAACCGTGGTGCTGCGCCACCAGGGTTTTGTCCATGTGACCAGCGGCGTCAACGAGGGCTCGTGCTTCAGCCTGCATTTGCCCAAGGCGCCGGGCACGCAGCAGGAGCCGCGCTAG
- a CDS encoding MFS transporter yields MDGFDLLILGFMLSAIREDLGLTTAQAGSLVTWTLIGAVLGGIVFGMLSDRYGRIRVLTWTIVLFAVFTGLCAFAQGYWDLLIYRTIAGIGLGGEFGIGMALAAEAWPARYRARVSSYVALGWQVGVLGAALLTPLLLPHIGWRGMFLVGVIPAFVAWFIRNRLHEPEVFVRSQEKKQSVLQCFKLLVKDRATTRISVGIAVLTSVQNFGYYGIMIWMPAFLANKLGFNLTKSALWTAVTILGMMAGIWIFGQLADRIGRKPSFLLFQAGAALMVLFYSQLNDPLTMLWAGAVMGMFVNGMMGGFGALMSEAYPTEARATAQNVLFNIGRAVGGAGPVVIGAIAAQYSFQMAIGLLAAIYVLDALATVWLIPELKGKELH; encoded by the coding sequence ATGGACGGCTTTGACCTGCTGATCCTGGGCTTCATGCTCAGCGCCATCCGCGAGGACCTGGGACTGACCACGGCCCAGGCCGGCTCCCTGGTCACCTGGACCCTGATCGGCGCAGTGCTGGGCGGCATTGTGTTTGGCATGCTCAGCGACCGCTATGGCCGCATCCGCGTGCTGACCTGGACCATCGTGCTGTTTGCGGTGTTCACCGGGCTGTGCGCGTTTGCGCAGGGCTACTGGGACCTGCTGATCTACCGCACCATTGCCGGCATTGGCCTGGGCGGCGAGTTCGGCATCGGCATGGCGCTGGCGGCCGAAGCCTGGCCTGCGCGCTACCGGGCGCGGGTGTCGTCCTATGTGGCGCTGGGCTGGCAGGTGGGCGTGCTGGGCGCGGCCTTGCTCACCCCCTTGCTGCTGCCCCATATCGGCTGGCGCGGCATGTTCCTGGTGGGGGTGATCCCCGCCTTTGTGGCCTGGTTCATCCGCAACCGCCTGCATGAGCCCGAGGTGTTTGTGCGCAGCCAGGAGAAAAAGCAGTCGGTGCTGCAGTGCTTCAAGCTGCTGGTCAAGGACCGCGCCACCACCCGCATCAGCGTTGGCATTGCCGTGCTCACCTCGGTGCAGAACTTTGGCTACTACGGCATCATGATCTGGATGCCCGCTTTCCTGGCCAACAAGCTGGGCTTCAACCTGACCAAGTCCGCGCTGTGGACGGCGGTCACCATCCTGGGCATGATGGCTGGCATCTGGATCTTTGGCCAGCTCGCCGACCGCATCGGCCGCAAGCCCAGCTTTTTGCTGTTCCAGGCCGGTGCGGCGCTGATGGTGCTGTTCTACTCGCAGCTCAATGATCCGCTCACCATGCTCTGGGCGGGTGCGGTGATGGGGATGTTCGTCAACGGCATGATGGGCGGCTTTGGCGCGCTGATGAGCGAGGCCTACCCGACAGAAGCACGCGCCACCGCGCAGAATGTGCTGTTCAACATTGGCCGCGCTGTGGGCGGGGCAGGCCCCGTGGTGATTGGCGCGATTGCGGCGCAGTACTCTTTCCAGATGGCCATTGGGCTGTTGGCCGCCATCTATGTGCTCGATGCGTTGGCGACGGTGTGGTTGATTCCCGAACTCAAAGGCAAAGAGCTGCACTGA
- the hemW gene encoding radical SAM family heme chaperone HemW — MGVHIPLQVAQPSEQVVQRDIQHYMRPGTLQLPSLPPLSLYVHLPWCIKKCPYCDFNSHEVRDGRHAVPEERYIDALIADLEQALPLIWGRSIHSIFLGGGTPSLFSPESIDRLISAIRARLRVDAGCEITMEANPGTFEKDRFRAFRGAGITRLSIGVQSFDDRFLEAIGRVHNGAQAMAAVEEAASSFETFNLDIMYALPGQTAQDLARDLDKALGFAPPHISIYHLTIEPNTFFAKYPPAVPEDDVAYAMLDQITARTAQAGMQRYEVSAYAKPGHACVHNSNYWLFGDYLGIGAGAHSKLSFAHRVVRQVRLRDPARYMTQALQGNALAQDDEVKRADLPFEFMLNALRLREGFALQDYLDRTGLPLSSIAKALHEAEAKGLVKLDFQKVTPTERGFDFLSDLQELFLA, encoded by the coding sequence ATGGGGGTGCATATTCCGCTGCAAGTGGCGCAGCCTTCTGAGCAGGTGGTGCAGCGCGACATCCAGCATTACATGCGCCCGGGCACCTTGCAGCTGCCCAGCCTGCCGCCGCTGTCGCTCTATGTGCACCTGCCCTGGTGCATCAAGAAATGCCCGTACTGCGATTTCAATTCGCACGAAGTGCGGGACGGCCGCCATGCGGTGCCCGAGGAGCGCTATATCGATGCGCTGATCGCCGACCTGGAGCAGGCCCTGCCGCTCATCTGGGGGCGCAGCATCCACAGCATTTTTCTGGGCGGCGGCACGCCCAGCCTGTTTTCGCCCGAGTCGATTGACCGGCTGATCTCGGCCATTCGCGCCCGCCTGCGCGTGGACGCGGGTTGCGAGATCACGATGGAGGCCAACCCTGGCACCTTCGAGAAGGACCGCTTTCGGGCCTTTCGCGGCGCGGGCATCACCCGGCTGTCGATTGGCGTGCAGAGCTTTGATGACCGCTTTCTGGAGGCCATTGGCCGCGTGCACAATGGCGCGCAGGCGATGGCCGCCGTCGAAGAGGCCGCCAGCAGCTTCGAGACCTTCAACCTCGACATCATGTATGCCCTGCCAGGCCAGACCGCCCAGGACCTGGCGCGGGACCTGGACAAGGCGCTGGGATTTGCGCCGCCGCACATCTCGATCTACCACCTGACCATCGAGCCCAACACCTTTTTTGCGAAGTACCCGCCCGCCGTGCCCGAGGACGATGTGGCCTATGCCATGCTTGACCAGATCACCGCGCGCACGGCGCAGGCCGGCATGCAGCGCTACGAGGTCTCGGCCTATGCCAAGCCCGGCCATGCCTGCGTGCACAACAGCAACTACTGGCTGTTTGGCGACTACCTGGGCATTGGCGCGGGCGCCCACAGCAAGCTGAGCTTTGCCCACCGCGTGGTGCGCCAGGTGCGGCTGCGCGACCCGGCCCGTTACATGACCCAGGCTTTGCAGGGCAATGCACTGGCGCAGGACGACGAGGTCAAGCGCGCCGATCTGCCGTTTGAGTTCATGCTCAATGCGCTGCGCCTGCGCGAGGGCTTTGCGCTACAGGACTACCTGGACCGCACCGGTCTGCCGCTCAGCTCCATTGCCAAGGCCTTGCACGAGGCCGAGGCCAAGGGCCTCGTGAAGCTGGACTTTCAGAAGGTCACCCCCACAGAGCGTGGTTTTGACTTTCTGAGCGACCTGCAGGAGCTGTTTCTGGCTTGA
- a CDS encoding non-canonical purine NTP pyrophosphatase, producing MKIVLASNNQGKLAELQAMFEPLGVSLVPQGALMEGEAPEPYGTFLENALSKARFAAERTGLPAIADDAGLCVAAFGGLPGVDTAYYCTQFGYDKSDANNVRALLEQMQGVTDRRAAMVSTLVAVRHPKDPEPLVAVGRVAAEITTEPLGEGGFGFDPVLLIPALGMTFAQMATEVKHAHSHRGRSSRQMMALLRDSWLAGAPMVAAAPKD from the coding sequence ATGAAAATCGTTCTTGCTTCCAACAACCAGGGCAAACTCGCCGAGCTGCAGGCCATGTTCGAGCCCCTGGGCGTGAGCCTGGTGCCCCAAGGCGCGTTGATGGAGGGCGAGGCGCCCGAGCCTTATGGCACCTTCCTGGAAAACGCCTTGAGCAAGGCCCGCTTTGCCGCCGAGCGCACCGGACTGCCCGCGATTGCCGATGATGCCGGCCTGTGCGTGGCAGCCTTTGGCGGCCTGCCCGGGGTGGATACCGCCTACTACTGCACGCAGTTTGGCTACGACAAAAGCGATGCCAACAATGTGCGCGCGCTGCTCGAGCAAATGCAGGGCGTCACCGACCGCCGCGCGGCCATGGTGAGCACGCTGGTGGCGGTGCGCCACCCCAAGGACCCGGAGCCGCTGGTGGCCGTCGGCCGCGTGGCCGCCGAGATCACGACCGAGCCGCTGGGCGAGGGCGGCTTTGGCTTTGACCCGGTGCTGCTGATTCCCGCACTGGGCATGACCTTTGCGCAGATGGCCACCGAGGTCAAGCATGCGCACAGCCACCGGGGCCGCTCCTCGCGCCAGATGATGGCACTGCTGCGGGACAGCTGGCTGGCCGGCGCGCCGATGGTGGCCGCTGCCCCCAAGGACTGA
- a CDS encoding PP2C family protein-serine/threonine phosphatase, with protein MKFSVFQLSRKGGREKNEDRMGYSYTKEACLFVVADGMGGHPEGEVAAQLALQTVSLDFQRLARPKLEDPAEFLENALLSAHHNILKYAIANNMDDPPRTTLVASVVQDGNIWWVHCGDSRLYLVRSGKVLARTRDHSYMELRGSGVTSINPDRFNRNVLFTCLGSPSRPFFDVAGPTEMHRSDRIMLCSDGLWSSVSETVIARELANKSVSRAIPDLIDAALRKAGATSDNVTAVAMEWEMPGAERFESEDPVSDTLPPAPEPEAGHQAPPKPDAPAA; from the coding sequence ATGAAGTTCTCGGTCTTCCAGCTCAGCCGCAAGGGCGGGCGGGAAAAAAACGAAGACAGGATGGGGTATAGCTATACCAAGGAAGCCTGTCTGTTTGTCGTGGCCGATGGCATGGGAGGGCATCCGGAAGGGGAAGTGGCCGCGCAACTGGCCTTGCAGACGGTGTCGCTGGATTTTCAGCGCCTCGCGCGCCCCAAGCTGGAAGACCCGGCCGAGTTCCTTGAGAACGCGCTGCTCTCGGCGCACCACAACATCCTCAAGTACGCGATTGCCAACAATATGGATGACCCGCCACGCACCACCTTGGTGGCCTCGGTGGTGCAGGATGGCAATATCTGGTGGGTGCATTGCGGCGACTCGCGCCTCTACCTGGTGCGCAGCGGCAAGGTGCTGGCGCGCACGCGCGACCACTCCTATATGGAGCTGCGCGGCTCGGGCGTGACCAGCATCAACCCCGACCGCTTCAACCGCAATGTGCTGTTCACCTGCCTGGGCAGCCCCTCGCGTCCGTTCTTCGATGTGGCCGGCCCCACCGAGATGCACCGCAGCGACCGCATCATGCTGTGCTCCGACGGCCTCTGGAGCAGCGTCTCCGAGACCGTGATTGCCCGCGAGCTGGCCAACAAGTCGGTCTCGCGCGCCATTCCCGACCTGATCGATGCCGCGCTGCGCAAGGCGGGGGCGACCAGCGACAACGTCACGGCCGTGGCGATGGAGTGGGAGATGCCCGGTGCCGAGCGCTTTGAATCCGAAGACCCGGTGAGCGACACCTTGCCGCCAGCGCCAGAGCCTGAGGCTGGCCATCAGGCCCCGCCCAAGCCCGACGCCCCGGCCGCATAA
- a CDS encoding serine/threonine protein kinase, whose translation MSKVKPAPLPANTVIGGYRIVRRISAGGFGVVYLALAPDGQQVAIKEYLPSSLATRAPGSLSPSIEPDKLSLYRLGLKSFFEEGRALAQISHSSVVSVYNFFRENDTVYMVMNYLQGATLQDFVVTARDLKEAKVFRESTIRSLFDEVLRGLRIVHQHKMLHLDIKPANIFITDDNKAVMIDFGAAREVLSKEGNFVRPMYTPGFAAPEMYRRDMSLGPWTDIYAIGACIYACMQGIPPNDAPKRQEKDRLSLAMSKVRGVYSDNLIELVEWCMALDPQARPQSVFLLQKELAREDERRYTKLSVSEKVRMSIDSLVSDTKKRVGGGQTK comes from the coding sequence ATGTCAAAAGTAAAGCCTGCGCCGCTACCAGCCAATACCGTCATCGGTGGCTACCGGATCGTGCGGCGCATATCGGCGGGGGGGTTCGGGGTGGTCTATCTGGCGCTGGCGCCCGATGGCCAGCAGGTCGCCATCAAGGAGTATTTGCCGTCCAGCCTGGCCACCCGTGCGCCGGGGTCGCTGTCGCCGAGCATCGAGCCCGACAAGCTGTCGCTGTACCGCCTGGGCCTCAAGAGTTTCTTTGAAGAGGGCCGCGCGCTCGCCCAGATCTCGCACTCCTCGGTCGTCAGCGTATACAACTTCTTCCGCGAGAACGACACCGTCTACATGGTGATGAACTACCTGCAAGGGGCCACCTTGCAGGATTTTGTCGTCACCGCCCGCGATCTCAAGGAAGCCAAGGTCTTCCGCGAGTCCACGATCCGCTCGCTGTTCGACGAGGTGCTGCGCGGTCTGCGCATCGTGCACCAGCACAAGATGCTTCACCTCGATATCAAGCCGGCCAACATCTTCATCACCGACGACAACAAGGCGGTGATGATCGACTTTGGCGCTGCCCGCGAGGTGCTGAGCAAGGAGGGCAACTTTGTCCGCCCCATGTACACGCCCGGTTTTGCCGCGCCCGAGATGTACCGCCGCGATATGTCGCTGGGCCCCTGGACCGACATCTATGCGATCGGTGCCTGCATCTATGCCTGCATGCAGGGTATTCCGCCCAACGATGCGCCCAAGCGCCAGGAAAAGGACCGCCTGAGCCTGGCCATGTCCAAGGTGCGCGGCGTGTACTCGGACAACCTGATCGAGCTGGTGGAGTGGTGCATGGCGCTTGACCCCCAGGCCCGGCCCCAATCGGTGTTCCTATTACAAAAAGAGCTGGCGCGCGAAGACGAGCGCCGCTATACCAAACTGAGCGTCTCCGAGAAGGTTCGTATGTCGATTGATTCGCTGGTCAGCGATACCAAAAAGCGCGTGGGCGGAGGCCAAACCAAATGA
- a CDS encoding YicC/YloC family endoribonuclease, with protein sequence MPVYSMTGYASVQQSIPPDGDNNAPSLWRVGLEIRSVNSRFLDLSFKLPEDLRSCEPQLRSLVDNSLKRGKVEVRVLINSEQASSVPVASPRLLQQLGSFQDTVKAWMPTAQPFTVAEVLRLSGSGNIELPENWADNVAALCQQALKTLLDARQREGKRLADMLQDRIKQLRQLAEQAEPLIPELVKQQKQRFLERWQEAMALSAGSVSPEAAQDRALTEATSFAIRIDVAEELTRMRSHLEEISRLLTKGGDIGKRLDFLIQELHREANTLGSKSAALDLTRISVDMKVLIEQMREQVQNIE encoded by the coding sequence ATGCCAGTTTACAGCATGACAGGCTATGCCTCTGTCCAGCAAAGCATCCCACCTGACGGTGACAACAATGCTCCCTCCCTCTGGCGCGTCGGACTGGAAATTCGCTCGGTTAACAGCCGTTTTCTCGATTTATCTTTCAAGCTTCCGGAAGATCTCAGAAGCTGCGAACCACAGTTACGCTCTCTGGTAGATAATAGTCTCAAGCGTGGCAAGGTGGAAGTACGTGTACTGATCAACAGTGAACAGGCTTCCAGCGTGCCCGTCGCCTCGCCCCGCCTGCTCCAGCAGCTGGGCAGCTTCCAGGACACTGTCAAGGCCTGGATGCCAACGGCCCAGCCCTTCACTGTGGCAGAAGTACTACGCCTGAGCGGCAGCGGCAACATCGAGCTGCCCGAGAACTGGGCCGACAATGTGGCCGCGCTGTGCCAGCAAGCCCTCAAGACCCTGCTCGACGCCCGCCAACGCGAAGGCAAGCGCCTGGCCGACATGCTGCAAGACCGCATCAAGCAGCTGCGCCAACTGGCTGAACAGGCCGAGCCCCTGATCCCCGAGCTGGTCAAACAGCAAAAGCAGCGCTTTTTGGAGCGCTGGCAAGAAGCGATGGCGCTGAGCGCCGGCAGCGTCTCGCCCGAAGCGGCCCAGGACCGTGCGCTGACCGAAGCGACCTCCTTTGCGATCCGCATCGATGTGGCCGAAGAACTCACCCGCATGCGCTCGCACCTGGAAGAAATCAGCCGCCTGCTGACCAAGGGTGGCGATATCGGCAAGCGCCTGGACTTTCTGATCCAGGAGCTGCACCGCGAGGCCAACACCTTGGGCTCCAAGTCCGCTGCGCTGGATCTGACCCGCATCAGCGTGGACATGAAGGTCCTGATCGAGCAGATGCGCGAACAAGTGCAAAACATCGAATAA